From a single Fulvivirga ulvae genomic region:
- a CDS encoding glycosyltransferase family 117 protein — protein sequence MDFKRVNNIGGWVVFAISTLVYLITVERTASYWDAGEFIAVSYKLMVPHPPGAPLFLLIGRIFSFFSFGDVTQVAFWINVVSVISSGFTILFLFWTISMLSRKILKIKDTSEMSDGNILMVIGASAVGALAYTFSDSFWFSAVEAEVYAMSSFFTAFVVWAILKWELMEDENRANRWLILIAYMMGLSIGVHLLNLVTIPALALIYYFKKYKPTPWGIVAALGISGFLIILINNIIIPGLPSIAGTFEIFFVNNLGLPFGSGAIFFGALIITGLIIGIQYSIKQQKVLLNTSLLALTFILIGYSSYAIVVIRSNFNPPIDENNPEDVMSFVKYLKREQYGSRPLLYGQYYTARVVDSEEGEPVYVKGEDEYEIADRNVAYKYDPNHLTLFPRMYSNDPRHIERYMEVTGLSEGEKPNIVDNVTFMLKHQMGWMYMRYFMWNFAGRESDIQDAGWLSPLDAFEDVPEEIAENKGRNNFFMIPLLLGIVGLLYQYQKNKKDFAFVAMLFFLTGIALILYLNSPPIEPRERDYIYVGSYYAFAIWIGFSVLALGDLLAKYSARKSAAIFSTVLCLTGPALMAAEGWNDHDRDNRYFSVDSAKNFLASTAENAILYTGGDNDTFPLWYVQEVEGFRTDARVVVLSYYNTDWYIKQSMRPVYESETFPYTLTYENYKQNGLNDYLPYEDYKLNSIDVKQFLQLVKKEDKRLRQKYGSTNVVPSRTFTINIDKNKVRNLGIIPEGMDSLLVDQMVFSLKRGKNALEKKDLAILDVLASANWERPIYLNNTSMQQINFDLSRYAIQEGNAYRILPILNPDPKKDFVNTEVMYDNLMNNFHYRELDNPNVYYNQDYRNFVLNHRTSFNTLATALMDKGDKERARKALMFSLEKMPDEAVPYDYTAARTIALLFALGENEKAVEIAQVLGDRAVEMVEYLARENKDLGFELQRNLIVLAELQRTLYENGQEDLAKKYEEAYQRIVADMQLFRGRM from the coding sequence ATGGATTTTAAAAGAGTTAATAATATAGGTGGATGGGTAGTTTTTGCTATCTCTACACTTGTTTATCTTATTACTGTAGAACGCACGGCCAGTTATTGGGATGCCGGTGAATTTATTGCTGTATCTTACAAACTGATGGTGCCACACCCTCCTGGCGCACCACTATTTCTTCTCATAGGCAGGATATTTTCCTTTTTCTCATTTGGGGATGTTACCCAGGTAGCTTTCTGGATCAACGTGGTGAGTGTAATCAGTAGTGGTTTTACTATTTTATTCTTGTTCTGGACCATATCCATGCTTTCAAGAAAGATACTTAAGATAAAAGATACTTCTGAAATGAGTGATGGCAACATTTTAATGGTCATTGGAGCCAGTGCCGTGGGTGCTTTAGCCTATACTTTTTCAGATTCGTTCTGGTTTTCTGCGGTAGAAGCTGAAGTATATGCCATGTCTTCCTTCTTTACTGCTTTTGTGGTTTGGGCTATTCTGAAATGGGAGCTTATGGAAGATGAAAACCGCGCTAACCGATGGTTGATTCTTATTGCCTATATGATGGGATTGTCCATAGGTGTCCACTTGCTTAATCTGGTTACTATTCCGGCACTTGCGCTTATTTATTATTTCAAAAAATATAAGCCAACTCCTTGGGGAATTGTAGCTGCCTTGGGTATTAGTGGCTTCCTGATCATATTAATCAACAATATCATCATTCCCGGCCTGCCCTCTATTGCAGGAACATTCGAAATATTCTTTGTCAATAACCTCGGCCTGCCATTTGGTTCTGGAGCAATCTTCTTTGGAGCACTCATCATCACAGGTTTAATTATAGGTATTCAATATTCAATCAAACAGCAAAAAGTACTGCTTAACACCTCTTTGTTGGCACTTACCTTCATTCTTATCGGATACTCTTCCTATGCTATCGTAGTGATCAGGTCCAACTTCAATCCTCCTATTGATGAAAACAACCCTGAAGACGTAATGTCATTCGTAAAATACCTCAAAAGGGAGCAATATGGAAGCAGACCACTTCTTTATGGCCAGTACTATACCGCGAGAGTAGTAGACTCAGAGGAAGGAGAACCTGTATATGTCAAAGGTGAAGATGAGTACGAAATAGCTGACAGAAATGTAGCGTACAAGTATGATCCTAACCATTTAACACTCTTCCCAAGAATGTATAGTAATGACCCTCGCCATATTGAGCGCTATATGGAAGTTACAGGTTTGAGCGAGGGTGAAAAGCCAAACATTGTCGACAATGTTACATTTATGCTTAAACACCAGATGGGCTGGATGTATATGCGTTACTTTATGTGGAACTTTGCCGGTAGAGAAAGTGACATTCAGGATGCCGGCTGGCTCAGTCCGTTGGATGCCTTTGAAGATGTTCCTGAAGAAATAGCTGAGAATAAAGGGAGAAACAACTTTTTTATGATCCCTCTGCTCCTTGGTATTGTCGGACTGCTTTATCAGTATCAAAAGAATAAAAAGGACTTTGCATTTGTTGCCATGCTGTTCTTTTTAACAGGAATTGCACTGATATTATACCTGAACTCTCCTCCGATAGAGCCCAGGGAAAGAGATTATATCTATGTGGGGTCTTATTACGCATTTGCCATTTGGATAGGTTTTTCTGTTTTAGCCTTAGGAGATTTACTGGCAAAATATTCTGCACGTAAGTCCGCTGCAATTTTCTCAACCGTGCTTTGTCTTACTGGGCCAGCACTGATGGCTGCTGAAGGCTGGAATGATCATGATCGCGACAACAGGTATTTCTCTGTTGATTCGGCAAAAAACTTCCTTGCATCAACCGCTGAAAATGCAATTTTATATACGGGAGGCGATAATGACACCTTCCCCCTATGGTATGTACAGGAAGTTGAAGGTTTCAGAACGGATGCCCGGGTGGTTGTACTAAGCTACTACAATACGGATTGGTACATAAAACAAAGCATGAGACCCGTTTATGAATCGGAAACATTTCCTTATACGCTTACTTATGAAAATTATAAGCAAAACGGTCTAAATGATTATCTGCCTTATGAAGATTATAAGTTGAATAGCATAGACGTGAAACAATTCCTGCAACTTGTGAAAAAAGAAGACAAGAGACTTAGACAGAAATATGGGTCAACTAATGTGGTACCCAGTAGGACCTTTACGATCAATATTGATAAGAACAAAGTGAGAAACCTGGGTATTATCCCTGAAGGCATGGATAGTCTGTTGGTAGATCAAATGGTATTTAGCCTTAAACGCGGGAAGAATGCCCTTGAAAAGAAAGACCTGGCCATCCTTGATGTACTGGCTTCTGCTAATTGGGAAAGACCAATTTACCTCAACAATACCTCCATGCAACAGATCAATTTTGACCTTAGCAGATATGCAATACAGGAAGGTAATGCTTACAGGATACTACCTATCCTAAATCCTGACCCTAAAAAGGATTTTGTAAATACCGAGGTTATGTACGACAACCTTATGAATAACTTCCATTACAGGGAGCTGGACAATCCAAATGTTTACTACAACCAGGATTACAGAAACTTTGTGCTTAACCACCGCACAAGCTTCAACACCCTGGCAACTGCTTTAATGGATAAGGGAGATAAAGAAAGAGCTCGAAAAGCGCTCATGTTCAGTCTGGAAAAAATGCCTGATGAGGCTGTGCCTTATGATTATACTGCTGCCCGAACTATTGCCTTGCTATTTGCTTTAGGTGAAAATGAAAAAGCGGTTGAAATTGCCCAGGTACTTGGCGATCGTGCGGTTGAAATGGTTGAGTATCTGGCCAGAGAGAATAAGGACCTTGGTTTTGAGCTGCAAAGAAACCTGATCGTGCTGGCGGAGCTGCAAAGAACGCTCTATGAGAATGGACAGGAGGACCTCGCTAAAAAATATGAAGAAGCCTACCAAAGGATAGTTGCTGATATGCAGTTATTCAGAGGCCGTATGTAA
- a CDS encoding class I SAM-dependent methyltransferase has protein sequence MSVYTTEIASDKIASDNPIHQRLLKAYYLAEDFVKGDLLEIGCGEGRGISLLKDKSTSYTAIDKIASVLEALKEKYNDVTFIQDNIPPFGKVESNSYDVIISFQVIEHIKKDRQFLEEIYRVLKPGGKALLTTPNIKMTLTRNPWHIREYTADQLESLAKEIFPKVEMKGVSGNEKVMEYYEMNKKSVRKITRFDIFNLQYRLPASLLRIPYDLLNRMNRNKLKDSNDSLVNDIHHSDYLLSDDADKALDLFLIVEK, from the coding sequence ATGAGTGTTTATACTACTGAAATTGCTTCTGACAAAATTGCTTCTGACAACCCGATCCATCAGCGACTGCTCAAGGCTTATTACCTGGCTGAAGACTTCGTAAAAGGTGATCTGTTGGAGATCGGTTGTGGTGAAGGCCGTGGTATATCACTTTTAAAAGACAAGAGTACGTCTTATACAGCTATCGACAAGATTGCGAGTGTGCTGGAGGCCTTGAAGGAAAAGTATAATGATGTTACTTTCATTCAGGACAATATACCTCCGTTCGGCAAAGTGGAAAGCAATAGCTATGATGTTATCATCAGCTTTCAGGTAATTGAGCATATCAAAAAAGACAGGCAGTTTTTAGAAGAGATTTATCGTGTGCTTAAGCCGGGTGGTAAGGCTCTCCTCACTACACCCAATATTAAAATGACACTCACCCGAAACCCCTGGCATATCAGGGAATATACAGCTGATCAACTAGAGAGTCTTGCCAAAGAAATATTCCCTAAAGTAGAGATGAAGGGAGTGAGTGGTAATGAAAAGGTGATGGAGTACTATGAAATGAACAAAAAGAGTGTCCGGAAAATAACGCGTTTTGACATTTTTAACTTGCAGTACAGGCTACCGGCTTCATTGCTAAGGATACCTTATGACCTGCTCAATCGCATGAATAGAAATAAACTGAAAGACAGTAACGATAGCCTCGTTAATGACATCCATCACTCTGACTACCTTCTGTCTGACGATGCCGATAAAGCTTTGGACTTGTTTCTTATCGTTGAAAAATAA
- a CDS encoding GWxTD domain-containing protein, whose translation MKLLRYFFILAFTPYGTFINAQTTLNSSNLAHQYNPDSEIDLKHEVITDSDSTFIFIGLIINQSKPLLKDYTFDFFTTTAYTADLQQIATDKIDSTYIGQIKNQHTIRFSISNSALLNLGAIRVQSKFSGFTYFYDFTVTDHTLAIWNSNDRIQFTSWVAPGTYHFNNSTQVYGYYYNHIFPPALPPMPIREETPAKAMPIDSSFVVASGQKLTFIKHGLFLFQKDSSSQQGKGIRVENKYYPKLAKLEDLVEPLIYITTKEENMQLQNINGDKKAFDKFWLDLTKSPDRAKSIIKNYFDRVESANRLFTSYKEGWKTDMGLIYIIFGPPDEVTKSNGEETWLYLASPDLPKLKFNFIRTASVFSSSHFVLVRDKSYTSSWYRAIDLWRKGRF comes from the coding sequence ATGAAGCTCTTACGATATTTCTTTATTTTGGCTTTCACTCCTTACGGGACCTTTATAAACGCACAAACTACCTTAAACAGCAGCAACCTCGCCCACCAATATAATCCTGATTCTGAAATAGATTTAAAGCACGAAGTTATAACCGACAGTGACTCTACTTTCATCTTCATAGGACTTATAATTAATCAGAGTAAGCCCTTGTTAAAAGATTATACCTTTGATTTCTTCACCACCACTGCCTATACCGCAGATTTACAGCAAATAGCCACAGACAAAATAGACAGCACTTATATAGGTCAGATAAAAAATCAACATACTATCAGGTTTTCCATATCTAATTCAGCACTGCTTAATTTGGGTGCTATCAGGGTACAAAGTAAATTCAGTGGCTTTACTTATTTCTATGATTTTACTGTCACTGACCACACACTAGCTATATGGAACAGTAATGACAGAATCCAGTTTACTTCATGGGTTGCACCCGGTACTTATCATTTCAACAACAGTACCCAGGTATATGGTTACTACTATAACCATATCTTCCCTCCCGCACTCCCTCCTATGCCGATCAGAGAAGAAACTCCTGCCAAAGCCATGCCTATTGATTCCTCCTTTGTGGTAGCCAGTGGTCAAAAGTTAACGTTTATTAAACATGGGCTTTTCCTGTTTCAAAAAGACTCGTCTAGTCAGCAGGGTAAAGGTATAAGGGTCGAAAACAAGTATTACCCCAAGCTGGCGAAGCTTGAGGATCTGGTCGAACCATTAATCTACATTACTACCAAAGAGGAAAATATGCAACTGCAAAATATCAATGGTGACAAAAAAGCCTTTGATAAGTTTTGGCTGGACCTAACCAAATCACCAGACAGAGCAAAGTCAATAATAAAGAACTATTTTGACAGGGTTGAAAGCGCAAATCGCCTGTTCACCTCATATAAAGAAGGTTGGAAAACAGATATGGGCTTGATTTATATTATCTTTGGGCCGCCTGACGAAGTTACAAAAAGTAATGGCGAGGAAACCTGGCTCTATCTGGCTTCTCCGGATTTACCCAAATTAAAATTCAACTTCATCAGGACAGCAAGTGTTTTTTCTTCATCGCACTTTGTATTGGTAAGAGATAAGAGCTATACGAGTTCATGGTACAGGGCGATAGACTTGTGGAGAAAAGGGAGGTTTTAA
- the rlmB gene encoding 23S rRNA (guanosine(2251)-2'-O)-methyltransferase RlmB, which yields MKENQKDLIFGIRAIIESINSGKEIDKLLIQKELNNDLIKELLKVARDHNVPISQVPIEKLNRLTRKNHQGAIAFISAVRYASLDNIIDQAYQEGREPFFIILDRVTDVRNFGAIARTAECAGLDGIIIPSRGSAAINSDAMKTSAGALNYIPVCRVDNLKNTITFLKESGIQIIACTEKTDTSVYDINFKQPVAILLGSEEDGISPEYLKLTDLRGRIPMKGKIDSLNVSVSAAITIYEAIRQRF from the coding sequence TTGAAAGAGAATCAGAAGGATTTAATATTTGGAATAAGGGCCATCATTGAAAGCATCAATTCAGGCAAAGAAATCGATAAGCTACTCATTCAAAAAGAGTTAAACAATGACCTCATAAAGGAGTTGCTTAAAGTAGCCAGGGATCATAATGTACCCATTTCGCAGGTGCCTATTGAAAAGCTCAATCGCCTGACCAGAAAAAACCACCAGGGTGCAATCGCATTCATTTCTGCTGTTAGGTATGCATCCCTGGACAATATCATTGATCAGGCTTATCAGGAGGGCCGTGAGCCTTTCTTTATCATATTGGACAGGGTAACCGATGTCCGGAACTTTGGAGCCATAGCCCGTACGGCAGAGTGTGCAGGACTGGACGGCATTATTATTCCCAGCAGGGGCAGTGCGGCCATTAACAGTGATGCGATGAAAACTTCTGCAGGAGCTCTAAATTATATTCCGGTATGCCGGGTAGACAACCTCAAAAACACCATAACCTTTCTCAAAGAAAGTGGAATTCAGATCATAGCCTGTACTGAGAAAACAGATACATCAGTCTATGACATCAACTTTAAACAGCCGGTGGCCATACTACTTGGCTCCGAAGAAGATGGTATCTCTCCGGAGTATCTCAAACTGACCGACTTGCGCGGACGTATCCCTATGAAAGGTAAAATTGACAGCCTTAATGTTTCGGTATCTGCTGCCATAACCATTTATGAAGCCATAAGGCAGAGGTTTTAA
- a CDS encoding mannose-1-phosphate guanylyltransferase, whose amino-acid sequence MKNNYVVIMAGGIGSRFWPYSRNNQPKQFLDILGTGRSLLQMTYDRFLPIVDKENIYVVTNNDYAALVKEQLPELTEHQILKEPLRRNTAPCIAYASYKIAKKNPEAIITVAPSDHIIFHEDKFYNVLKTAIAAASGQNKLLTIGLKPNRPETGYGYIQFLESKEKVNRVKTFTEKPERDLAQKFLESGDFVWNSGIFVWGVQAIIRAFEECLPEIAETFADIQKALYSEREPRAVDDAYSQCGNISIDYGVMEKADNVYVVLGDFGWSDLGSWNSLHELSEKNGDCNVIQGNAITYDTKNSMIHGPKDKLIIVQGLEGYLVAECGNVTLICKKDEEAKFRDFVADVRDKKGKEFL is encoded by the coding sequence ATGAAAAACAACTATGTAGTGATCATGGCTGGAGGCATAGGGAGTAGATTCTGGCCCTATAGCAGAAACAACCAGCCAAAGCAGTTTCTGGATATACTTGGAACAGGACGCTCACTATTACAGATGACTTACGACAGGTTTTTACCTATTGTTGATAAAGAAAATATTTATGTAGTAACCAATAATGATTACGCTGCTCTGGTTAAAGAGCAGCTGCCGGAGTTGACAGAGCATCAGATACTTAAAGAGCCTCTGAGGAGAAATACAGCGCCTTGTATTGCTTATGCCTCATATAAAATAGCGAAAAAGAACCCTGAGGCAATTATAACTGTAGCGCCATCTGACCATATTATTTTTCATGAGGATAAATTTTATAACGTCTTAAAGACAGCCATAGCGGCTGCCAGCGGACAAAATAAGTTGCTGACTATAGGATTAAAGCCCAACAGACCTGAGACTGGCTATGGCTACATTCAGTTTTTGGAGTCTAAAGAAAAAGTTAACCGGGTCAAGACTTTCACAGAGAAACCGGAGAGAGATCTTGCTCAGAAATTCTTGGAGAGTGGTGATTTTGTATGGAATTCCGGCATTTTTGTGTGGGGAGTCCAGGCAATCATCCGTGCTTTTGAAGAGTGCCTGCCTGAGATAGCTGAGACCTTTGCTGATATTCAGAAAGCGCTGTATAGTGAGAGGGAGCCGCGTGCCGTGGATGATGCGTACTCTCAGTGTGGGAATATCTCAATTGACTATGGAGTAATGGAGAAGGCAGATAATGTATATGTCGTGCTTGGCGATTTTGGCTGGTCAGACCTTGGCTCATGGAACTCACTTCATGAACTCTCGGAGAAAAATGGAGATTGTAATGTGATCCAGGGGAATGCCATAACTTACGATACCAAAAACAGTATGATCCATGGGCCAAAAGATAAACTCATCATTGTTCAGGGACTGGAGGGTTACCTGGTTGCTGAGTGCGGAAATGTTACCCTGATCTGCAAAAAAGATGAAGAAGCAAAGTTCAGAGACTTTGTAGCTGATGTGAGAGATAAAAAGGGCAAAGAATTTTTGTAA
- a CDS encoding KpsF/GutQ family sugar-phosphate isomerase, with protein MKIAKNINNIAKKVLQNEADALKNLINFIDQDFEACVQEIYNSQGRVVITGIGKSAIIANKIVATLNSTGTPSLFMHAADAIHGDLGMIQKDDIVICISKSGNTPEIKVLVPLLKRTGSKLVALVSNVDSYLAQQSDFVLNATIAEEACPNNLAPTTSTTAHMALGDALAVCLLELRDFSSEDFAKFHPGGSLGKQLYLKVDDIYPNNELPIVYENTSLREVIIVISSKRLGAAAVVDREHRLLGIVTDGDLRRCMQKNMDLEAFRAGEIMSKGPKTVNKGDFAVKALNIMQQNSISQVIVLHNDKVVGFVHIHDLLKEGII; from the coding sequence TTGAAGATAGCAAAAAATATTAACAATATCGCCAAAAAAGTGCTTCAAAATGAGGCAGATGCGCTAAAAAACCTAATAAATTTTATTGATCAGGATTTTGAAGCCTGTGTACAGGAAATATACAATTCCCAAGGTCGTGTAGTGATCACCGGAATTGGTAAAAGTGCCATAATTGCCAACAAAATTGTGGCCACCCTAAACTCAACGGGTACCCCTTCTCTATTTATGCATGCGGCTGATGCAATACATGGTGATTTAGGTATGATCCAGAAGGATGATATTGTAATTTGTATCTCGAAAAGTGGTAATACTCCGGAGATCAAAGTTTTAGTACCACTGCTCAAGCGTACAGGGTCAAAGTTAGTAGCACTTGTCAGCAATGTAGATTCTTACCTGGCGCAACAGTCAGACTTTGTGCTTAATGCCACCATAGCAGAAGAGGCATGCCCCAATAACCTGGCACCAACCACAAGCACTACCGCACACATGGCCCTGGGAGATGCTCTTGCTGTATGTTTGCTGGAGCTTAGGGATTTTTCAAGTGAGGATTTTGCTAAATTTCATCCAGGGGGCTCGTTGGGTAAACAGCTCTATTTAAAAGTAGATGATATTTATCCAAATAATGAATTACCAATTGTTTATGAAAACACTTCGTTAAGGGAAGTTATTATTGTAATTTCATCAAAACGGTTAGGCGCAGCGGCTGTTGTAGACAGGGAGCATCGCTTGCTGGGGATAGTAACGGATGGAGATTTAAGAAGGTGTATGCAGAAAAATATGGACCTGGAGGCGTTTAGAGCCGGAGAGATTATGTCGAAAGGTCCGAAAACGGTTAATAAGGGAGACTTTGCTGTTAAAGCACTAAACATAATGCAGCAAAATAGTATTAGTCAGGTAATTGTACTTCATAACGACAAGGTTGTTGGGTTCGTGCATATTCACGATCTGTTGAAGGAAGGTATAATATAA
- the recQ gene encoding DNA helicase RecQ, with protein MLVEEKEKLRGKLKEVFGYNQFRGNQEAIIKNILNGRNTFVIMPTGAGKSLCYQLPALMTDGVAIVISPLIALMKNQVDQMNAFGVNAQFLNSTLTKAEMNRVKRESLDGTIKLLYVAPESLTKVENVDFLKKANISFVAVDEAHCISEWGHDFRPEYRRIKEIIGQLGNLPIIALTATATPKVQMDIQKNLQMEGADVFKSSFNRTNLYYEVKQKKHAKKNLVHFLRDHKNKSGIVYCLSRKKVAEIAELLNVNGFKAAPYHAGLEPSIREKNQDDFLNEDVDIIVATIAFGMGIDKPDVRFVVHYDVPKSLEGYYQETGRAGRDGLEGKCLMFYSHNDINKLEKFNKDKPVQERENARVLLQEMSYYAESPVCRRKQLLHYFGEEYATENCEMCDNCVKPKDRYEAKDVATIAVEAALKTGERFGLNHLVDVIRGVENQYVKSYDHHTLDVYGKGDNDSAEYWKSVVRQSLIYELLEKDIDNIGVLKVSQKGHDFLKKPYSIQFAIDHEYVDSGDEEENSERTPVSTKAYDETLFGLLKALRKKIAHEKDLPPYVIFQDPSLEEMATTYPTSEEEMAQINGVGMGKVKKFGSEFIKKISEYVDENDIVTASEVVIKSSVNKSKMKIFIIQQIDRKIDLDEIAETKGISFDELLTEIENICYSGTKLNLDYYINDVLDHDKQEDIYEYFLNAETDDIQVALEDEDNEEYSEEELRLMRIKFLSEYAN; from the coding sequence ATGCTGGTAGAAGAGAAGGAAAAATTGAGAGGTAAACTAAAGGAGGTTTTTGGTTACAACCAGTTTAGAGGAAATCAGGAGGCTATTATCAAGAATATCCTCAATGGCAGGAATACTTTCGTTATCATGCCCACAGGAGCAGGGAAATCCTTATGCTATCAGTTGCCTGCCCTGATGACGGATGGAGTTGCAATTGTCATCTCTCCCCTTATTGCGCTGATGAAAAATCAGGTGGACCAGATGAATGCTTTTGGAGTAAACGCCCAGTTTTTAAATTCAACACTTACAAAAGCTGAGATGAACAGAGTGAAGCGGGAAAGCCTTGACGGCACAATAAAACTGCTATATGTTGCGCCTGAATCTCTCACTAAAGTTGAAAATGTCGATTTTCTAAAAAAGGCAAATATTTCCTTTGTGGCCGTTGATGAGGCACACTGTATCTCGGAATGGGGCCATGATTTTCGCCCGGAATACAGAAGGATCAAAGAGATTATAGGACAGCTCGGTAATTTGCCGATCATAGCACTAACTGCTACCGCCACACCCAAGGTACAGATGGATATCCAGAAAAACCTCCAGATGGAAGGTGCGGATGTATTCAAGTCATCATTTAACCGTACTAACCTGTATTATGAGGTAAAACAGAAAAAGCACGCAAAGAAAAATCTGGTTCATTTTCTGCGTGATCATAAGAACAAGAGTGGAATAGTATACTGCCTCAGCAGAAAAAAGGTAGCAGAAATAGCTGAGCTGCTCAATGTTAACGGATTTAAAGCCGCCCCGTACCATGCAGGGCTTGAACCTTCCATTAGAGAGAAAAATCAGGATGACTTTCTCAATGAGGATGTTGATATCATAGTGGCAACTATTGCTTTTGGCATGGGGATAGACAAACCTGATGTACGTTTTGTGGTACACTACGATGTTCCCAAGTCTCTCGAAGGATACTATCAGGAAACCGGCCGCGCAGGTAGAGACGGACTTGAAGGCAAATGCCTGATGTTTTACAGCCATAATGACATTAATAAGTTAGAAAAATTCAATAAAGACAAGCCTGTTCAGGAAAGGGAAAATGCCCGGGTACTGTTACAGGAAATGTCTTACTACGCCGAGTCCCCAGTATGCCGAAGAAAGCAGCTGCTGCATTACTTTGGAGAAGAGTACGCAACAGAAAACTGTGAAATGTGCGACAACTGCGTAAAACCAAAAGATAGGTACGAAGCAAAAGATGTTGCAACAATTGCCGTTGAAGCTGCTTTAAAAACCGGTGAAAGATTTGGGCTAAACCACCTTGTAGACGTTATACGGGGAGTGGAAAACCAGTACGTTAAATCATACGACCATCATACCCTTGATGTATACGGCAAAGGCGATAACGACTCCGCTGAGTACTGGAAGTCCGTGGTAAGACAATCTCTGATATACGAACTGCTGGAGAAGGATATAGATAATATCGGTGTGTTGAAAGTGAGCCAGAAAGGCCATGACTTCCTGAAGAAGCCATACTCCATACAATTCGCCATAGACCATGAATATGTAGACTCCGGTGATGAAGAGGAGAATAGTGAAAGAACCCCGGTATCTACCAAAGCTTACGATGAAACCCTCTTTGGTCTGCTAAAAGCTCTGCGCAAGAAAATAGCACACGAGAAAGATCTGCCCCCTTATGTAATCTTTCAAGATCCTTCACTGGAGGAGATGGCTACCACTTACCCTACTTCGGAAGAAGAAATGGCCCAGATCAACGGAGTAGGTATGGGAAAAGTGAAGAAGTTTGGGTCAGAGTTTATCAAGAAAATCTCAGAATATGTTGATGAAAATGATATAGTTACGGCTTCCGAGGTTGTAATTAAGTCCTCCGTCAACAAATCAAAAATGAAGATTTTCATCATTCAACAGATTGACAGAAAGATCGACTTGGATGAAATTGCGGAAACCAAGGGCATATCTTTTGATGAACTGCTCACAGAAATAGAAAACATCTGCTATTCTGGCACTAAGCTTAATCTGGACTACTATATCAATGACGTTCTGGATCACGACAAGCAAGAAGACATCTATGAATACTTCCTCAATGCTGAAACAGATGACATCCAGGTGGCATTGGAAGACGAGGATAACGAGGAGTATTCGGAGGAAGAACTGAGACTGATGAGGATCAAGTTCTTGTCTGAATATGCAAATTAA